From a region of the Onychomys torridus unplaced genomic scaffold, mOncTor1.1, whole genome shotgun sequence genome:
- the LOC118576014 gene encoding class I histocompatibility antigen, Gogo-B*0103 alpha chain-like produces the protein MATSDYGALLLLLVVVAIAVTHTGAGFHSLRYFHTALSRPGPGQPQYISVGYVDDKQFQRCDSNEEIPRMEPRAPWMEREGPEYWEDLKHKVKNIAQEARATVRTLLRYYNQSEDGSHIFQWMVGCDVGSDMRLLGAYYQCAYDGRDYITLNEDLSSWTAGDMVAQISKHKLESDGAAEYFRAYVEGECLELLHRFLQNGKETLQRADPPKAHVAYHPGSEGDITLRCWALGFYPAEISLTWQRDGEDWTQDMELVETRPSGDGTFQKWAAVVVPSGEEQRYTCHVQHEGLTEPLTLRWESSSQSSILLLIIIIIAGLILLGTVVTTAVVCKRRDSGERSIRYTQTVSRNSAEGSGASVTI, from the exons ATGGCGACTTCAGACTACGGGGCCCTCCTCCTGCTGTTGGTGGTGGTCGCTATAGCTGTTACCCACACTGGCGCCG GCTTCCACTCTCTGCGCTATTTCCACACCGCCCTGTCACGGCCGGGCCCTGGGCAGCCCCAGTACATTTCTGTCGGCTACGTGGACGACAAGCAGTTCCAGCGGTGCGATAGCAATGAAGAGATCCCGAGAATGGAGCCACGTGCGCCGTGGATGGAGCGGGAAGGACCAGAGTATTGGGAAGATCTGAAACACAAAGTGAAGAACATTGCACAAGAGGCCAGAGCGACCGTACGGACGCTGCTCCGCTACTACAACCAGAGTGAAGATG GTTCTCACATCTTTCAGTGGATGGTTGGCTGCGATGTGGGGTCGGACATGCGCCTCCTTGGCGCATACTATCAGTGTGCCTATGATGGCCGGGATTACATCACCCTGAACGAGGACCTGAGCTCCTGGACCGCTGGGGACATGGTGGCTCAGATCTCAAAGCACAAGTTGGAGTCTGATGGTGCCGCAGAGTACTTCAGGGCCTATGTGGAGGGGGAGTGTCTGGAGCTGCTCCACAGATTCCTGCAGAATGGGAAGGAAACTCTGCAGCGAGCAG ACCCACCAAAGGCACATGTGGCCTATCACCCTGGATCTGAAGGTGACATCACCCTGAGGTGCTGGGCCCTAGGCTTCTACCCTGCTGAGATCTCGCTGACCTGGCAGCGGGATGGGGAAGACTGGACTCAGGATATGGAGCTTGTGGAGACAAGGCCTTCAGGAGATGGGACCTTTCAGAagtgggcagctgtggtggtgccttcAGGAGAGGAGCAGAGATACACATGTCATGTGCAACATGAGGGCCTGACTGAGCCCCTCACCCTGAGATGGG AGAGTTCTTCTCAATCCTctatcctcctcctcatcatcatcatcattgctgGTCTGATTCTCCTTGGAACTGTGGTCACTACTGCTGTGGTATGCAAGAGGAGGGACTCAG GTGAAAGAAGCATCCGTTATACACAGACTGTCA GTAGGAACAGTGCCGAAGGCTCTGGTGCTTCTGTCACCATTTAG
- the LOC118576015 gene encoding olfactory receptor 1G1-like, translated as MNCSQAPGFILLGLSRDRERWQPLFSVFLALYLLSLLGNLLLMLAIGADVHLHTPMYFFLIQLSLIDLCFITTTTPKMLETLWTGDGSISFSGCLTQLYFFAFFADMDNLLLAVMAIDRYAAVCHPLHYPLLMTSCRCGVLASGSWVVAHCVSLVHTLLISQLSFHNNQEIPHFFCDFGPLLRLSCSNTYLNESLMMALAGVLGIGALLCIVSSYGCIFSAVARVPSTQGKRKALATCSSHLSMVLLFYSTVFATYLKPPSSSHSSGEVVAAVMYTLVTPTLNPFIYSLRNKDVKSSLRKILNMEKSQD; from the coding sequence ATGAACTGCAGTCAGGCTCCTGGCTTTATCCTCTTAGGACTGtccagagatagagagagatggcAGCCTCTCTTTAGTGTCTTCCTAGCTCTCTACTTGCTGAGCCTCCTAGGGAACCTGCTACTTATGTTAGCTATTGGTGCCGATGTTCACCTCCACACCCCTATGTATTTCTTCCTCATTCAGCTCTCCCTCATTGATCTTTGCTTCATTACTACCACAACCCCCAAAATGCTGGAGACTTTGTGGACTGGAGATGGATCAATCTCATTCTCTGGATGTCTGACTCAGTTGtacttctttgctttttttgCGGACATGGATAACTTACTTCTTGCAGTCATGGCTATTGACCGTTATGCTGCTGTCTGCCATCCACTGCACTACCCACTTCTAATGACTTCTTGCAGATGTGGGGTTCTGGCTAGTGGGTCATGGGTAGTAGCTCATTGTGTGTCTCTGGTCCATACCTTGTTGATCTCCCAGTTATCTTTTCATAACAACCAAGAGATTCCTcattttttctgtgattttggCCCTCTTTTACGGCTTTCCTGCTCCAATACCTATCTCAATGAGTCCTTGATGATGGCTTTGGCTGGGGTTTTAGGAATAGGTGCACTTCTCTGCATTGTAAGTTCTTATGGTTGTATTTTCTCTGCTGTGGCTAGGGTTCCATCAACACAGGGGAAAAGGAAAGCCCTAGCCACATGCAGTTCCCACCTCTCTATGGTCCTCCTCTTCTACAGCACAGTCTTTGCCACATACCTGAAGCCCCCATCTAGTTCTCACTCATCTGGGGAGGTGGTAGCTGCTGTCATGTATACCCTGGTAACTCCCACTCTGAACCCCTTCATTTATAGTCTGAGGAATAAGGATGTTAAGAGTTCATTGAGAAAGAttctgaacatggagaagtctcAGGACTAA
- the LOC118575929 gene encoding olfactory receptor 12D3 yields the protein MENATSVDEFLLLGVTSVQELQPIFFVMFLIIYLLNLVGNGVILMIIILERRLHSPMYFFLGNLSCLDICYSSVTLPKVLINLVSRHRTISFLGCVTQLHFFHFLGSTEAILLAVMAFDRFVAICSPLRYTAIMNPQLYILLAAMAWIISFFYALMHSVMTAHLNFCHSHKLSHFFCDVKPLLEVACGNTVLNQWLLSVVTGSISMGAFLLTLLSYFYIIAFLLFKNQSCRMLRKALSTCTSHFMVVCLFYGPVGFTYIRPASASASSMSEDRMVAIIYSAVTPVLNPLIYTLRNKEVMLALKKIFGKKLFKDHQVHGRDQCT from the coding sequence ATGGAGAATGCCACTTCAGTGGATGAGTTCCTCTTGCTAGGTGTGACCAGTGTTCAGGAGCTACAGCCCATCTTTTTTGTGATGTTCTTAATCATTTACTTGCTGAATTTGGTTGGAAATGGAGTGATATTAATGATCATCATTTTGGAGAGAAGACTTCACTCTCCTATGTACTTCTTCCTAGGAAACCTTTCCTGCCTGGATATTTGTTACTCTTCAGTGACTCTTCCCAAGGTTCTCATCAACCTGGTCTCCAGGCACAGAACCATATCTTTCCTTGGCTGCGTCACCCAGCTACATTTCTTCCACTTTCTGGGAAGCACAGAGGCCATCTTGCTGGCTGTGATGGCCTTTGACCGTTTTGTGGCTATCTGCAGCCCACTCCGATACACTGCTATCATGAACCCTCAGTTATACATCCTGTTGGCAGCTATGGCCTGGATCATCAGCTTCTTCTACGCTCTGATGCACTCTGTCATGACTGCTCACTTGAACTTCTGCCACTCTCACAAACTCAGTCACTTTTTCTGTGATGTCAAGCCCCTCTTAGAAGTGGCCTGTGGCAACACAGTGCTGAATCAGTGGCTTCTTTCTGTTGTTACAGGCAGCATATCCATGGGGGCCTTCCTCCTTACACTCCTCTCCTATTTCTACATCattgcctttcttctttttaagaacCAGTCCTGCAGAATGCTAAGGAAGGCTCTGTCCACTTGCACCTCTCACTTTATGGTGGTTTGTCTTTTCTATGGACCTGTTGGCTTCACATATATCCGccctgcctctgcatcagcctcctcCATGAGTGAGGATCGGATGGTGGCCATCATCTATAGTGCAGTCACCCCAGTGCTGAACCCACTGATATATACCCTTAGGAACAAGGAGGTGATGCTGGCTCTGAAGAAGATCTTTGGGAAGAAGCTGTTTAAAGACCACCAGGTGCATGGAAGAGACCAATGTACATGA